A single region of the Penaeus monodon isolate SGIC_2016 chromosome 18, NSTDA_Pmon_1, whole genome shotgun sequence genome encodes:
- the LOC119584510 gene encoding GATA zinc finger domain-containing protein 10-like, producing the protein MSQASAAAAAVESGGGKLQPPHNVVVYVAGEGGGGPGGAQVPPRAMITPHPVKPTNPHMVNGFRVANPLHQQQQQQQQQQQQQSHYGMQMNDSLQQQQQFLMNKMNGVEGATNCFPTSQAPQQLQYLPGGNYVTTVTVHASEQSQQMQQHSMQQQQQQQQQQQQQQQQQQQQQQQQQQQQQQHLQNQVNVNVMGSMNGYVQNGVMMQVSNGTINNNSAIMCNAQMMNNQMAASNNNNNNNNNNSNNTSNNNNAAMNNNNNNMVVARPRTSSRCDSVRSETAESSCSSLSSDSQIEHSQQQQQQQQQQQQQQHQQQHQQQANSQFTNNQQYQVMNNAQYMNNHMQAVNPNSYNCYPNYMAGQSSGGGSNVSGMNQTGVYNNQNIVQAFHQVNTVQHVQMQGGQLQIMQQQYQYVQGQNMNVMPQNQGMCVNNMQRLGMMQAGGMVQGQGTNMMHGQIMQGQNIATHNANVMQGQGMSMVTGQPGMNVMQGQNMNMMQGQAMNIPQPQSGNMNVNQYHAGHGQEVMNQCNLVMGGQNGGHGNLMGMQGGMQQHMMGGGMMPEQQQQAVMMGGAMQGNMAMVPVGAKMAGSNMPHTNLMAGSGGPPVGVINTMCGAMPAGTPAVHPPADSKNFMPLVVPFGWRRVINNGQVVYIR; encoded by the coding sequence ATGTCCCaggcatcagcagcagcagcggcagtaGAGAGCGGCGGTGGTAAGCTGCAGCCGCCGCACAATGTGGTGGTATATGTGGcaggcgaggggggtggggggccgggAGGGGCGCAGGTGCCTCCTCGTGCCATGATCACCCCTCACCCAGTCAAACCAACCAACCCCCACATGGTcaatggcttcagggtggctaaCCCGttgcatcagcagcagcagcagcaacaacagcagcaacagcaacaatctCACTATGGTATGCAGATGAACGACAGCCTTCAGCAGCAACAGCAGTTccttatgaataaaatgaatggaGTTGAGGGAGCGACAAACTGCTTCCCAACGAGCCAGGCTCCTCAGCAGCTGCAGTACCTTCCTGGTGGCAACTATGTCACCACAGTTACTGTTCATGCTTCAGAGCAATCACAACAAATGCAGCAACACAGtatgcagcagcagcaacaacagcagcagcaacagcagcagcagcagcagcagcaacaacaacagcaacagcagcagcaacagcagcagcagcagcatttacAAAATCAAGTTAATGTTAACGTAATGGGTTCCATGAATGGTTACGTGCAGAATGGTGTTATGATGCAAGTTAGCAATGGCACCATAAACAACAACTCTGCAATAATGTGCAATGCACAGATGATGAATAATCAGATGGCtgctagtaacaataataataacaacaataataataatagtaacaataccagtaataataataatgcagctatgaataataacaataataatatggttGTTGCTCGACCAAGAACTAGTTCCCGGTGTGACTCAGTGAGATCAGAAACGGCAGAGTCAAGTTGCAGTAGTCTGAGCTCAGATAGTCAGATAGAACAtagtcagcagcagcagcagcagcagcagcagcagcagcagcagcagcaccaacaacaacaccaacagcagGCTAACAGTCAGTTCACCAACAATCAGCAATACCAGGTTATGAACAATGCACAGTATATGAACAACCATATGCAAGCAGTGAACCCAAATAGTTACAATTGTTATCCAAATTACATGGCTGGTCAGTCGTCTGGTGGTGGTAGTAATGTGAGCGGAATGAATCAAACTGGTGTgtacaataatcaaaatattgtACAGGCCTTTCACCAAGTGAACACAGTGCAGCATGTACAGATGCAGGGGGGACAGTTGCAGATAATGCAGCAGCAATACCAATATGTACAGGGCCAGAATATGAACGTAATGCCACAGAACCAAGGCATGTGTGTGAACAATATGCAGAGATTGGGTATGATGCAGGCTGGGGGGATGGTACAGGGTCAGGGGACCAATATGATGCATGGACAGATCATGCAAGGACAGAACATTGCAACTCATAATGCCAATGTGATGCAAGGACAAGGCATGAGCATGGTGACGGGACAGCCAGGAATGAATGTGATGCAGGGTCAGAACATGAATATGATGCAAGGACAAGCAATGAACATTCCACAGCCGCAGAGTGGAAATATGAATGTAAATCAGTACCACGCAGGTCATGGACAAGAAGTGATGAATCAGTGTAACCTAGTGATGGGAGGGCAGAATGGAGGTCATGGCAACCTGATGGGCATGCAGGGTGGCATGCAACAACACATGATGGGTGGAGGCATGATGCCTGAACAGCAGCAGCAAGCAGTCATGATGGGAGGTGCCATGCAGGGAAACATGGCCATGGTGCCTGTTGGTGCCAAGATGGCTGGATCTAACATGCCTCACACCAACTTGATGGCTGGCTCAGGTGGACCACCAGTAGGTGTCATCAACACCATGTGTGGTGCCATGCCAGCAGGCACTCCAGCTGTACATCCACCGGCTGACAGCAAGAATTTCATGCCACTTGTTGTTCCATTTGGATGGAGGAGAGTCATCAACAATGGTCAAGTCGTCTATATAAG